Below is a genomic region from Spirosoma radiotolerans.
GATGCAGATCGGGCGAAACCCAGGTAATCGTTGGAACAAAAGTCGACAAATTCATCAGCCGTTCGGAGCTGCCGTAGCAAACCCGCCTGCTGATAAGCTGCTATTCGTTCTGATAAGGTTTGGTTTATTGAGCGTGTCCCTATAAGCATAGCCACAAAGGTAAAACGCACACAGGAAGGGTTGACTACAATTTACCATCAATCACGAAAATGTGCGTAAGTACCTAGTTATCCACAATCTAATTGTGGATAACTAGGAAATAAAGACTTATTCGCCAAAAAATGTACACGAATTAGGCCCAAAACTTATTTACAAATTAACTTATCAACTTGCTAGCCATTGATTTTAAGCACTATTTTTCCGAACTGCTTACCGGAATCCATTTTTTTCATGGCCTCTTCAATCTCATCGAGCGGCAAAACCTCATCCACAACAGGCACAATTTTATGCGTATCGACAAACGAAAGCATGTCGGCAAATTCATGTTCAGTGCCCATCGTTGACCCATAAATAGACAGTTGCTTGAAAAACACTTTGGGTGGAAGAATGTCGGTAATATTTCCGGTTGTTCCTCCGAAGAACGCGATCCGCCCTCCCGGTGCGGCCACATTGATCAACTTAGCGAAGCCTGAGCCACCAGCACTATCAATAATAACGTCGAAACAGCCACTCATCACTGAATTGCTGCTAGCTCCGCCCGCCTGGGACATAAGCGTTTTAGCCCAGTCTGGGTCGCGGTAATTGACGCCACCCGTAGCCCCTAGTGCCTTCGCCTTTGCCAGCTTCTCTTCAGACCCTGATGTTACCCAAACTTCGGCGCCTGCACTAACGGCAAATTGCAACGCAAATAAGGCCGCTCCGCCACCAATACCTGTGATGAGTACCTTTTCGGGTGTGCCAGATGTATGCAGGGCCGCCCGCGTCATGAGTGCCCGCCAGGCAGTCAGCCCCGCCAACGGCAGAGCAGCCGCCTGCTCGAACGACAAGTGCGCAGGCTTAGGGTGAATATAGGCCTTCCCGACCACTATATATTCGGCAAATGTGCCCTGATCAGGCATACCCAAAATCCGAAAATCAGGCCCATAAAATCGTGGATTATCGCCCCAATGCATAGCTGGATTGATAACAACGGCCTGTCCACGCCAGGCCGTATCCATGCCTTCGCCAACGGCCATCACGGTACCTGCGCCATCGGAACCCAGAATAGCGGGCAGTTTGATCCCTGGATATAACCCTTGCTGAATAAATACATCGCGGTGATTTAAAGCCGCTGCGTCTATTTTCACAAGGACTTCACCGGGCCCAGCCGTGGGCATGGGTGCATCAATACGTTGTACTGGCTGATTCTTTTCGGCAAGCAAAATTGCTTTCATGAGCTGATGCGTAAACTAGGAGATGAATTTATAACGAAATACCTGACTTTTGTGCAGATTAAACAACGTAAGTCGATAATGATAACGTATCGAAAGGCAAGTATTGATGATACGGAGCCTATTGCCCAGCTCCATAGCCTGAGCTGGCAGCAAAACTACAGGGGTATTTGGAAAGATGAATTTCTGGATGGCAATGTACTCGAAAATCGGCGCTCGGTCTGGCAGCACCGCCTGAGCCAGCCAGCGGCTAATCAGCATGTTATTGTTGCGGAAGCTAACCAATCAATTTGTGGATTCGCCTGCGTATATGTAGACAATGACGCCGTTTGGGGAACGTTACTCGATAACCTGCACGTTCTTAAAAACCTGAAAGGACAAGGAATTGGCACGCATCTTATCAAATCGGCGGCTCGCTGGGCGTCCTCTATAAACCCGAATTCAGGTTTTTATTTGTGGGTATTACCGCAAAACCATAGTGCCCGAAAATTTTACGAAAAGTTAGGTGCCGTTAACCAGGAACTGGTTTCTCTGGAAAGTCCGGATGGCGGTCAATCAGACGCCTGCCGGTATGTGTGGCCAGCTATAAATACATTACTTACATAGACAACGACTATCTCTTATGATTCGTTTTTTTAACGAAGACGTTCCTTACAAACTCACTCAGAAGCGGGTAATTTCTCAATGGCTGAAAAAGCAGGCAGAACAGGAAGGCTATCAAGTTGGGGACTTAAATTACATTTTTTGCTCCGACGAGCATGTGCTACAGGTTAATCGAGATTACCTGCAACACGATTATTACACAGACAT
It encodes:
- a CDS encoding quinone oxidoreductase family protein — protein: MKAILLAEKNQPVQRIDAPMPTAGPGEVLVKIDAAALNHRDVFIQQGLYPGIKLPAILGSDGAGTVMAVGEGMDTAWRGQAVVINPAMHWGDNPRFYGPDFRILGMPDQGTFAEYIVVGKAYIHPKPAHLSFEQAAALPLAGLTAWRALMTRAALHTSGTPEKVLITGIGGGAALFALQFAVSAGAEVWVTSGSEEKLAKAKALGATGGVNYRDPDWAKTLMSQAGGASSNSVMSGCFDVIIDSAGGSGFAKLINVAAPGGRIAFFGGTTGNITDILPPKVFFKQLSIYGSTMGTEHEFADMLSFVDTHKIVPVVDEVLPLDEIEEAMKKMDSGKQFGKIVLKING
- a CDS encoding GNAT family N-acetyltransferase is translated as MRKLGDEFITKYLTFVQIKQRKSIMITYRKASIDDTEPIAQLHSLSWQQNYRGIWKDEFLDGNVLENRRSVWQHRLSQPAANQHVIVAEANQSICGFACVYVDNDAVWGTLLDNLHVLKNLKGQGIGTHLIKSAARWASSINPNSGFYLWVLPQNHSARKFYEKLGAVNQELVSLESPDGGQSDACRYVWPAINTLLT